One window of Arthrobacter oryzae genomic DNA carries:
- a CDS encoding ABC transporter permease has product MGPTNGGGYHGIPPWIYAIAAAGGLLVLLPLAAMAARVNWPQFIPLVTSESSLTALGLSLRTSAASTALCIIFGVPLALVLARARFPGQRLLRAFVLLPLVLPPVVGGIALLYTFGRQGLLGRSLEAAGIQIAFSTTAVVLAQTFVALPFLVVSLEGALRTAGGRYEAVAATLGARPTTVLRRVTVPLVLPGLASGAVLSFARSLGEFGATLTFAGSLEGVTRTLPLEIYLQRETDADAAVALSLVLVAVAVTVVGLTYRRPGEQGRRSAPAGSTDAARPEGAR; this is encoded by the coding sequence ATGGGGCCGACCAACGGAGGCGGATACCACGGCATTCCGCCCTGGATCTACGCCATCGCAGCCGCGGGCGGGCTGTTGGTGCTCCTGCCGCTGGCGGCGATGGCGGCCCGGGTTAACTGGCCGCAGTTCATCCCGCTGGTGACGTCCGAATCCTCCCTGACGGCCCTCGGCCTCAGCCTGCGGACCTCTGCGGCGAGCACCGCACTCTGCATCATTTTCGGCGTCCCCCTGGCCCTGGTGCTGGCGCGTGCACGCTTCCCCGGCCAGCGCCTGCTGCGCGCGTTTGTGCTGCTGCCACTGGTCCTGCCTCCGGTGGTGGGCGGCATTGCCCTGCTGTACACCTTCGGCCGCCAGGGCCTCCTCGGCAGGAGCCTTGAGGCTGCCGGGATCCAGATAGCGTTTTCGACGACGGCGGTGGTGCTGGCTCAGACCTTTGTGGCACTGCCGTTCCTGGTGGTCAGCCTGGAAGGCGCACTGCGTACAGCCGGCGGACGGTATGAGGCAGTAGCTGCAACCCTCGGAGCCCGGCCCACCACGGTACTGCGGCGCGTCACCGTGCCGCTGGTGCTGCCCGGACTGGCGTCCGGCGCAGTGCTGTCCTTCGCCCGGAGCCTCGGCGAATTCGGTGCGACGCTCACCTTCGCGGGGAGCCTGGAGGGGGTGACCCGGACACTTCCGCTGGAAATCTACCTGCAGCGGGAAACCGACGCCGACGCCGCCGTCGCGCTTTCCCTCGTGCTGGTGGCAGTGGCCGTGACGGTGGTGGGCCTGACCTACCGGCGGCCGGGGGAGCAAGGCCGGCGCAGTGCCCCGGCGGGCAGCACCGACGCCGCACGGCCGGAGGGTGCCCGGTGA
- the modA gene encoding molybdate ABC transporter substrate-binding protein, whose product MSTGKPRIAALLAAAVLTPGLAACAPSAPTGPGGNASSDAAGQLTGTVTVFAAASLKASFSALADEFEAKNPGATVALSFAGSSDLATQITQGAPADVFASADPRNMAKLADAGLLDGAATNFATNHLQIAVPPSNPAAIASLADLARPGVKVVVCAGQVPCGAATYAVEKAAGVTLAPVSEESSVTDVLGKVASAEADAGLVYVTDVKGSGGKVKGIPFPEAAEAVNTYPIATVGPSRNKELAAAFIAMVTGSEGRKTLADAGFGVP is encoded by the coding sequence GTGAGCACCGGGAAACCTCGGATCGCAGCGCTGCTGGCAGCGGCCGTGCTCACCCCCGGCCTGGCTGCCTGCGCACCATCGGCGCCGACCGGCCCTGGCGGAAACGCGTCCTCGGACGCGGCCGGTCAGCTCACCGGAACGGTCACGGTTTTTGCTGCCGCCTCCCTCAAGGCCAGCTTCAGCGCACTGGCGGACGAGTTCGAAGCGAAGAACCCCGGGGCTACGGTGGCGCTCAGCTTCGCCGGCTCCTCGGACCTGGCCACGCAGATCACCCAAGGTGCGCCCGCTGATGTGTTTGCTTCGGCGGACCCCAGGAACATGGCCAAGCTCGCCGACGCCGGGCTCCTCGACGGTGCGGCCACGAACTTTGCCACCAACCACCTGCAGATAGCCGTTCCGCCGTCCAACCCGGCCGCCATCGCTTCCCTGGCGGATCTCGCCCGGCCCGGCGTCAAAGTGGTTGTGTGCGCCGGCCAGGTTCCCTGCGGTGCCGCAACGTACGCCGTGGAAAAGGCGGCAGGTGTAACGCTTGCCCCGGTCAGCGAGGAATCGTCCGTCACCGATGTCCTGGGCAAGGTGGCCTCCGCCGAGGCCGACGCCGGCCTGGTCTACGTCACCGACGTCAAAGGATCAGGCGGCAAGGTGAAGGGAATCCCGTTCCCGGAAGCAGCCGAAGCCGTCAACACCTATCCCATCGCCACCGTTGGCCCGAGCAGGAACAAGGAACTCGCCGCGGCTTTCATCGCCATGGTGACGGGTTCCGAAGGCCGGAAGACGCTCGCAGACGCCGGGTTCGGGGTTCCCTGA
- a CDS encoding TOBE domain-containing protein: MPTIRIAEAARFLGVSDDTVRRWTENGSLTPVKDDSGRLAVDGFELATLAREQAQLPEDPTRVGSSARNRFVGLVTGITADKVMAQVELQCGPFRVVSLMSSEAVRDLGLELGSVATAVVKATTVIIETPQGKGIV, translated from the coding sequence ATGCCTACCATTCGGATTGCGGAAGCTGCCAGGTTCCTGGGCGTCAGCGACGACACCGTCCGCCGCTGGACCGAAAACGGCAGCCTCACCCCGGTGAAGGATGACTCCGGGCGCCTGGCCGTGGACGGGTTCGAGCTGGCCACCCTGGCCCGCGAGCAGGCGCAGCTGCCGGAGGACCCCACCCGGGTGGGAAGTTCGGCCCGGAACAGGTTCGTGGGGCTGGTCACGGGCATCACGGCGGACAAGGTCATGGCCCAGGTCGAACTGCAGTGCGGGCCGTTCCGCGTGGTGTCACTGATGAGCAGCGAGGCCGTGCGGGATCTCGGCCTGGAGCTGGGCTCCGTGGCAACGGCCGTGGTCAAAGCCACCACGGTGATCATTGAAACTCCGCAGGGAAAGGGCATCGTGTGA
- a CDS encoding FAD-binding oxidoreductase — protein MKWIRPDSPDYDESRKLFNAMIDRRPAVIAQCSTPAEVAQALQHARDNELAVAVRAGGHSVAGMSMNDGGLVVDVRPMKSVRVDPENRTVTAGAGLTCGEFDRATQEYGLALTGGRVSTTGLAGFTLGGGSGWLERAFGFACDHLISVDLVTADGGQVTASAQENPELFWALHGGGGNFGVATSFTFALRELGPKVHAGLMVWPGEAATDISRGFRELALAAPDEECATLLYFTAPPEPFMPPEMVGKMAVGVVYIYAGDAGVGADRAKPYRALSPAVDLVEDTNYADFQCSLDDPPGLYNYWSADYHNELSDDALDIVIDSARNLPGQHSQQLIARWGGAVGGPAAALTPLQNRNANWVSHPFGLGETPAEGQEAKAWVKHFRHDIAPYATGGVWLNFIGDEGQARVRAAFGNENFIRLSQVKREYDPDNVFRGNQNIPPAPA, from the coding sequence ATGAAATGGATCAGGCCTGACAGTCCGGATTATGACGAGTCCCGGAAGCTTTTCAACGCAATGATCGACCGGCGCCCGGCGGTCATTGCCCAATGCAGCACCCCTGCCGAAGTCGCCCAGGCCCTGCAGCATGCACGCGACAACGAACTGGCCGTGGCTGTCCGCGCCGGCGGGCATTCAGTGGCCGGAATGTCCATGAACGACGGCGGCCTGGTGGTGGACGTCCGGCCCATGAAGTCTGTCCGTGTGGACCCGGAGAACCGTACCGTAACTGCCGGCGCGGGGCTCACGTGCGGCGAGTTTGACCGTGCCACGCAGGAGTACGGCCTGGCCCTGACCGGCGGACGGGTGTCCACCACCGGGCTGGCAGGCTTTACGCTGGGCGGCGGCTCGGGATGGCTGGAGCGGGCCTTCGGTTTTGCCTGCGACCATCTGATTTCGGTGGACCTGGTCACGGCCGACGGCGGGCAGGTGACGGCCAGTGCCCAGGAGAATCCCGAGCTGTTCTGGGCACTGCACGGCGGCGGCGGAAACTTCGGCGTGGCCACATCTTTTACCTTCGCGCTCCGTGAGCTGGGTCCAAAAGTCCATGCCGGCCTGATGGTCTGGCCTGGGGAGGCAGCCACCGACATCAGCCGCGGATTCCGGGAGCTGGCCCTCGCGGCCCCCGACGAGGAATGCGCGACGCTGCTCTATTTCACTGCGCCGCCCGAGCCGTTCATGCCGCCGGAGATGGTTGGCAAGATGGCCGTCGGCGTGGTGTACATCTACGCCGGTGACGCCGGCGTTGGTGCGGACCGTGCCAAGCCGTACCGGGCGCTCAGTCCGGCGGTTGACCTGGTGGAGGATACGAACTACGCCGACTTCCAGTGCTCACTGGATGATCCGCCAGGCTTGTACAACTACTGGAGCGCCGATTATCACAACGAACTTTCCGACGACGCCCTGGACATCGTCATCGACTCTGCCCGCAACCTGCCGGGCCAGCATTCCCAGCAGCTGATTGCTCGCTGGGGCGGCGCGGTGGGCGGACCGGCCGCAGCACTGACACCCCTGCAGAACCGCAACGCCAACTGGGTCAGCCACCCGTTCGGGCTGGGCGAAACACCGGCAGAGGGTCAGGAAGCCAAGGCATGGGTGAAGCATTTCCGCCACGACATTGCTCCCTACGCCACCGGTGGCGTGTGGCTGAACTTCATCGGTGACGAAGGCCAGGCCAGGGTGCGGGCAGCGTTCGGGAACGAGAACTTCATCCGGCTGTCGCAAGTGAAACGCGAATACGATCCGGACAACGTGTTCCGCGGCAACCAGAACATCCCGCCTGCCCCGGCGTAG
- a CDS encoding HNH endonuclease signature motif containing protein, translating into MDAVGEREATEGVLRWATWPAVPDTAAADLPSAAHGLRILAAGPRNPEASASDGVFSDLARSLQLLKAIGSAAVGDAVGFGVREAADFAADVEEISRAAEFLQVVAAGAVDRTRRRAQGSASPGAAAGWTTGWGEATAVHGPIGWAAGQVQAIEPDPAEPDPADDGYRNAAEFLRGRLRISAVEARRRISLAEALLPSTGITGHHEEPARPVLAAAVAAGTVASRAATIITLALDRVRHHAPGETVARMEHMLTSQAAESDADLLSRVARHWVDGLDQDGSEPSEEELRRRQGVFLRRPRRGLQHFEVFATPDQFEPLLTAMNTATNPRTQDKTAGGGDCEAEGSGPADPYLDLRTRPQRLLDGLVGATKAGLSTGDLPAAGGMRPQVMVTIDYRDLLGRLGQGSNTAGVTGTSAIPGTGSFTFTGPVTASTVRKIACDADIIPVLLGSQGRILDIGRTTRIFPPHIRKALTARDQGCAFPGCTIPAPWCEAHHITYWSHGGTTSTDNGTLLCSHHHHLIHKEQWQIQVKTGIPWFIPPPHIDPRQKPQRNHYFRC; encoded by the coding sequence ATGGACGCCGTTGGGGAACGCGAAGCAACAGAAGGGGTGTTGCGGTGGGCCACATGGCCCGCTGTACCTGACACTGCTGCGGCGGATCTTCCGAGTGCAGCGCACGGCCTGCGGATCCTCGCGGCGGGACCGCGGAATCCGGAGGCTTCGGCGTCCGACGGCGTGTTCAGTGATCTGGCCCGGAGCCTTCAGCTGTTGAAGGCTATTGGGTCGGCGGCGGTGGGGGATGCTGTAGGTTTCGGCGTTCGTGAGGCTGCCGACTTCGCCGCCGACGTTGAGGAGATCTCCCGGGCGGCGGAGTTTTTGCAGGTGGTGGCGGCCGGAGCCGTGGACCGGACCCGGCGCCGGGCCCAGGGGTCGGCTAGCCCGGGGGCGGCGGCCGGCTGGACCACCGGGTGGGGTGAAGCCACTGCTGTGCACGGACCCATCGGCTGGGCAGCCGGCCAGGTTCAGGCTATCGAGCCGGATCCGGCCGAACCGGACCCTGCTGACGACGGGTACAGGAATGCTGCCGAGTTCCTGCGGGGTCGATTGCGGATCAGCGCCGTCGAAGCCCGTCGCCGGATCAGCCTTGCCGAAGCGTTGTTGCCCAGCACGGGGATCACCGGCCACCACGAGGAACCGGCACGACCCGTGCTCGCCGCCGCCGTGGCCGCAGGGACTGTCGCGTCCCGCGCCGCGACCATCATCACGCTTGCCCTGGACCGGGTCCGGCACCACGCCCCCGGAGAGACTGTTGCCCGTATGGAACACATGCTGACCAGCCAGGCGGCCGAGAGCGATGCCGATCTGCTGTCCCGGGTCGCCCGGCACTGGGTCGACGGGCTTGACCAGGACGGGTCCGAACCGTCCGAGGAAGAACTCCGGCGCCGCCAGGGCGTCTTCCTCCGCCGGCCCCGCCGCGGACTCCAGCACTTTGAGGTCTTCGCCACCCCGGACCAGTTCGAGCCCCTCCTGACCGCGATGAACACCGCCACTAACCCCCGCACCCAGGACAAGACAGCCGGAGGCGGCGACTGCGAAGCTGAGGGGAGCGGCCCGGCGGACCCATACCTGGACCTGCGCACCAGGCCGCAGCGGCTACTCGACGGCCTCGTCGGCGCCACGAAAGCAGGACTCAGCACCGGAGACCTGCCTGCCGCCGGCGGGATGCGGCCGCAGGTCATGGTCACCATCGACTACCGCGACCTCCTGGGCAGGCTCGGACAAGGTAGCAACACTGCCGGGGTCACCGGGACGTCAGCCATCCCCGGCACGGGCTCCTTCACGTTCACGGGCCCCGTCACCGCTTCAACGGTCCGGAAGATCGCCTGCGACGCGGACATCATCCCGGTCCTCCTCGGCAGCCAGGGCCGCATCCTGGACATCGGCCGGACCACCCGGATCTTCCCGCCCCACATCCGCAAAGCCCTCACCGCCCGCGACCAGGGCTGCGCCTTCCCCGGCTGCACCATCCCGGCCCCCTGGTGCGAAGCCCACCACATCACCTACTGGTCACACGGCGGAACCACCAGCACCGACAACGGCACCCTGCTCTGCAGCCATCACCACCACCTGATCCACAAAGAACAGTGGCAGATCCAGGTCAAAACCGGGATCCCGTGGTTCATCCCGCCGCCCCACATCGACCCACGCCAAAAACCTCAAAGGAACCACTACTTCCGGTGCTGA
- a CDS encoding alpha/beta fold hydrolase encodes MTGEQTETISGWVKVPHARIYWESTGEPAGIPVLYLHGGPGGSLGKGGYRKRHDPTRFRIIGLDQRGCGKSTPAVQDDLDHLSGNTTQALIEDIEAVRKHLGIEKWIVTGVSWGSTLALAYALKHPGRVLGIALVAVTTTSRSEVEWITEDVGRIFPEAWNEFSEASRANPGERIVEAYARRLAGEDRDDARRAALAWDRWESTHVSLDPNWVPGALFDDENERMTFALLVTHYWAHDGFLTDGQEIIPRIHELNGIPGYLIHGRRDISGPAATAWQLHRRWQSSRLAVIENEGHGGPASMAALSEAVEDIAAMI; translated from the coding sequence GTGACGGGCGAGCAAACGGAAACAATCAGCGGCTGGGTGAAAGTGCCCCATGCCAGGATCTACTGGGAATCGACCGGCGAACCTGCTGGCATTCCCGTCCTGTACCTTCACGGTGGCCCCGGCGGTTCCCTTGGCAAGGGCGGATACCGTAAACGGCACGACCCCACCCGCTTCAGGATCATCGGGCTGGATCAACGCGGGTGCGGCAAGAGCACTCCGGCCGTCCAGGACGACCTTGACCACCTGTCCGGGAATACCACGCAGGCCCTCATCGAGGACATTGAGGCGGTGCGGAAGCACCTGGGTATCGAAAAGTGGATCGTCACCGGAGTTTCCTGGGGCAGCACGCTTGCCCTCGCCTATGCCCTCAAACATCCCGGCCGGGTGCTCGGGATCGCCCTGGTGGCAGTGACGACCACCAGCCGGAGCGAGGTTGAATGGATCACCGAGGACGTCGGACGCATCTTCCCGGAAGCATGGAATGAGTTTTCCGAGGCATCCCGCGCCAACCCGGGCGAACGCATTGTGGAGGCCTACGCCCGCCGGCTCGCCGGGGAAGACCGCGATGACGCCCGACGGGCCGCCCTGGCCTGGGACCGCTGGGAGTCCACGCATGTATCCCTGGATCCCAACTGGGTTCCTGGCGCGCTTTTTGACGATGAGAATGAGCGCATGACGTTCGCCCTTCTCGTGACGCACTACTGGGCCCACGACGGATTCCTGACCGACGGACAGGAGATCATCCCCCGGATTCACGAGCTCAACGGCATCCCCGGGTACCTCATCCACGGGCGGCGAGACATCAGCGGTCCTGCTGCCACCGCGTGGCAGTTGCATCGGCGATGGCAATCGAGCCGGCTTGCGGTCATCGAAAACGAGGGTCATGGCGGCCCGGCATCCATGGCGGCATTGTCAGAGGCAGTCGAAGACATTGCAGCCATGATCTGA